From the Papaver somniferum cultivar HN1 chromosome 2, ASM357369v1, whole genome shotgun sequence genome, the window GTGATGTCCGATACGCCCAGAGTGCCATTGGTAattgttcgtgccatgtccgaggattatcgtGTACTGTCTGATAGCTTGTTGACGAAAGGAATGTCTTatcggtgatgatatgtttaggcacgccGAATCGGCAGATGATGTGATCCTTAATGAATGCGGCGATTGTGGCTCCAGCAGTTCCTCGTAAAGGTATGGATTCAACCCATTTAGTGAAATATTCAGTTATCGTTATTATGTACTCGTAATGCTTTGAAGACGGCGggttgatctttccaatgatgtcaagtccccagctgtaaaagGGCCACGGACTGCTTATTGAATGCAGAGGAGTCGAaggtacatggataaggtttccgtgaatTTGACATTTTTGGCATCTCTGAACAAAAAcaactgcatcatcctccatggtcgactagtagtatttctcgtgtatctgaagaaataacttatgttttccttggtgttcgtcttcgtgcatttctttcagcatgattgggatttctacCTCGTTCAAACACCgtagcaaacttcctccaaagcttttcAGATATAAGATTCTTTCGTGGAATATGAATCTCTTAGACCTTTGTTTTACCTTGGCTGCACATTTCTTGTTGGTGAGGAGTACGCCGTCGCGAAGGTAACTGATGTATGGCTCCTGCCAGTCCCCGGCGTGGCCAATATTGAAGACTTCCAATTGATGCGGCGGCGCTTGACAATTGGAACATGTTTTTTGAAGTAACCGAGATTTAGCCTCCACttctggccagtagtagccaaggcgttgcaaacggcGATAGAGTGTTACCACTAATGTTAGCCCGCCAACTTCGTCGTGGAtgcggttgagttgttgttgcgcCTATTCctctccgaggcatcttgacaaggaaccgtctggGTTTCGGTGGTACAACACTcctcggagcatgaagaaattttgtaaagttttgagactgacctttccctgggaaagcgagctgttaagctcttggataatcgATGTTCTCCAGTCGCCGGCTTCAGCCTTTTCgggttgtgaaagccatgttgaatccatggttcgtctcttcactgtcagggtttcctcaaaatcttcgAATTGTAGTTTCGATGCTAGTgcggctaggcaatcagcatggtGGTTGGTGTTGTGCCCAACATGCGTTATAGTCGCGTCGGCGAAATAATTTAGTAGTTTTTGTGCCTCGGCTCTATACGGGGCCAAGGTTACTTCCTTCAATGTGTATACTCCATTCACctggttgacaagtaatttagaatcccctcttatttccagacgcgtGGCTCCAGCTTTTTTAGCCAATGACAGTCCGATGAGAAAGGCTTTATATTAtgttgaattgttggtgcaggggaagtctagcttgaaggagtgcgaggagACTTCACCGTTtcgggatactagaaccacacctgCTCCCCCGGTACCGTTGTTAGGGGTGGCGGAGCCGTCAAAAAATagtagccatgtttcttcttggatgaaa encodes:
- the LOC113352392 gene encoding protein NYNRIN-like encodes the protein MEDDAVVFVQRCQKCQIHGNLIHVPSTPLHSISSPWPFYSWGLDIIGKINPPSSKHYEYIITITEYFTKWVESIPLRGTAGATIAAFIKDHIICRFGVPKHIITDKTFLSSTSYQTVHDNPRTWHEQLPMALWAYRTSPRISTGASPYSLVYDADVVLPTEVKIPSARITEAGRV